In the Fusarium oxysporum f. sp. lycopersici 4287 chromosome 9, whole genome shotgun sequence genome, one interval contains:
- a CDS encoding MFS transporter, PHS family, inorganic phosphate transporter, which yields MVAAVFSMQGLGQLAAAIVALITTVAFKDAFIGAADESQCGFECRLAADRAWRIIVGVGAIPACAALYYRITIPETPRYTFDVEHDVEKADADIKAYVASKSKGSFDVVHQVRSKRVAGRSLDVPRASWSDLISFFRQWANFKMLLGTTLSWFFLDLAFYGLGLNNTFVLQAVGYGAGNSLFEKLHNQAVGMIILTCAGSLPGYWTAILSVDTFGRKPLQVFGFLLLTIIFCILGFAYKSLSQGGLLALYIVGQFLFNAGPNTTTFIVPGECFPTRYRSTGHGISAAMGKIGAIIAQGISIPMVRQGSPESCKGTDCSPNMHRLLQLFALFMLFGTLVSLLIPETKGMTLEELSGEPRTSYNSGCNGSISLGSPKLRAWNPFVGGQPAGFSYPRSRMSHFRKSDRVGIMTSPELMAETSRLRKPRIWRRHRKAKSSSGTDIALSTRSSGTGEDEIFPAGPPASSSTPPQPPPTWGAGWGRIDRGGPPPLLNSVQLQDVGSLLTK from the exons ATGGTTGCTGCTGTCTTCTCTATGCAGGGACTTGGACAGCTCGCAGCTGCTATTGTTGCCCTAATCACTACTGTTGCTTTCAAGGACGCTTTTATCGGTGCTGCTGATGAAAGCCAATGCGGTTTCGAGTGTCGATTGGCCGCTGACCGAGCATGGCGAATTATTGTTGGAGTGGGTGCCATACCTGCTTGTGCCGCCCTCTATTACCGTATCACTATCCCGGAAACCCCTCGATATACCTTTGATGTTGAGCACGACGTCGAGAAAGCCGATGCCGACATTAAAGCATACGTTGCCAGCAAGTCTAAGGGTTCCTTTGACGTTGTTCATCAAGTCAGGAGTAAGCGCGTAGCTGGACGTAGCCTTGACGTCCCTCGTGCTTCCTGGTCTGATCTTATTTCCTTCTTCCGCCAATGGGCCAATTTCAAGATGCTATTAGGCACAACCTTGTCCTGGTTCTTTTTG GACCTCGCTTTCTATGGTCTTGGCCTTAATAATACCTTTGTCCTTCAAGCTGTGGGCTACGGTGCTGGCAACTCCCTTTTTGAAAAGCTTCACAACCAAGCTGTCGGAATGATCATTTTGACATGTGCTGGATCGCTTCCTGGCTACTGGACTGCCATTCTTAGCGTCGACACCTTTGGCCGCAAGCCGTTACAGGTTTTCGgatttcttctgctcacCATTATCTTCTGTATCCTCGGCTTTGCTTACAAGAGCCTGTCACAGGGGGGTTTGCTTGCGCTCTATATTGTAGGCCAGTTTCTCTTCAATGCTGGCCCTAACACGACTACTTTCATCGTTCCTGGCGAATGTTTCCCTACCCGATATCGATCGACCGGCCATGGCATCTCGGCTGCCATGGGCAAAATAGGCGCAATTATTGCGCAGGGCATCAGCATCCCTATGGTGCGACAGGGATCCCCCGAGAGTTGTAAAGGCACCGATTGTTCACCAAACATGCACCGACTGCTCCAACTCTTTGCCCTTTTCATGTTGTTTGGTACTCTGGTGTCCTTGTTGATTCCTGAGACCAAGGGCATGACTTTGGAGGAGCTTTCTGGAGAACCCCGCACAAGCTACAATTCTGGATGCAATGGTAGTATCAGTCTTGGGTCACCAAAGCTCAGGGCTTGGAACCCCTTTGTCGGTGGTCAACCCGCAGGATTCTCGTATCCTAGATCCAGAATGAGTCACTTCCGAAAGAGTGACCGTGTTGGTATCATGACCTCACCGGAACTCATGGCGGAGACATCCCGACTTCGAAAACCTCGCATCTGGAGAAGACACCGCAAGGCCAAGTCGAGCAGCGGTACAGATATCGCTTTGAGCACTCGAAGCTCTGGTACAGGAGAGGATGAAATCTTCCCAGCAGGCCCCCCTGCATCTTCGTCTACTCCTCCACAGCCACCGCCGACTTGGGGAGCTGGCTGGGGACGGATAGATAGAGGAGGACCACCTCCGCTGTTGAACTCGGTCCAGCTGCAGGATGTTGGAAGTCTCTTGACGAAATGA